Sequence from the Coffea eugenioides isolate CCC68of unplaced genomic scaffold, Ceug_1.0 ScVebR1_203;HRSCAF=826, whole genome shotgun sequence genome:
CAATTGTCGACTCCTTAAACATAAGGTTCAAGACATGGTAGAAGCGGGGGAGATCGTGATTAGGAAAAGAGAAGAGCAAGAACCGAACGTGAACAAGAACCCCTTGCTGGAGCATGCTGGTACTATTGAAGTTATTATGGATGATGAGGAGTTCAAAAAGTTTGTCCGGAGCATGTCAAATGAGATAGAAGTGTGTGGGATAATGGAGCAACCTTTTGTGATAGAGGGAGCATCATATGAGGAAGACAAAAGGCCCTTCATTTTAGACCTAACCCCATCCGAAAGTGCGGCCTTAGAACCTGTGATAATTGAATTCCCAGAACAAGTGCCAGTTTTAAGTTTACGACAAGTGTCATGGAATTATAGTGAGCCCGTTTTGCAAATCGGAGGCAAACCAGTTTTGAAGGATGAAGTGTCTGTTGTTACGAGGTCAGGAAAGATTGCAAGTCCCTCAACTGCTAACGCCCCAATTCAAGTAAGCAATCGTGAGCCGACTACCAAACCCGCAGTGACCGAAAGAGAAGCGTGGGATTTTCTCAAGAGGATTAAGAGAAGCGAATACAATGTGGTCGAACAATTGAACAAAATGTCTGCCCAAATTTTCATACTGGACTTGCTTTTCACCTCAGACTTGCATAGGGATGTGTTACTTGAAGTTTTGACTAAGGCTCGAATCCCCAAGGACATTTCGGTTGACAATTTCTCGCACGTAGTCGGAAATGTATTAACCGCTAAACAAATCACTTTTTTTGATGAAGAGCTGCCTGCAGAAGGAATTGGTCATAACAAAGCTTTATATGTAGCCGTGAGGTGCAATGGAAAAATGTTACCTAAAGTACTGATCGACAATGGGTCTGCCCTTAATATTTGTCCTTGGAGCACGTTGGTGAAGTTAGGGCTGCAAGATGTTAAATTAAAACCCTCAAAGACCATAGTTCGAGGATTCGATGGAGCCCAAAGGGAGTCCATAGGAGAAGTAAATTTGGTGGTCGAAATGGGACCCGCTCAATTTCAGATTACCTGCCAAGTTATGCACTTTCCCAGTGTCTATAATGTTTTACTCGGACGGCCGTGGATTCATAGCTCTGGTGCTGTGCCCTCTTCCCTGCATCAAGTactgaaatttgtggtgaaCGACCAGCTGATAACCATTTTTGCTAAGGAAGATTGCATTGTAATGGCCGATTCCGAGCCTGAGGAGGATGGTAACCGAAATGCCTCGGTGTCTTCCTACCGTACAGCTGATATTGTCTCCGTGAGTTAGGTAACAAGTGAGgattcaaaagatgaaatggTTTTGCCAGCAGCCAATGTTATGATGGCCAAGGAGATGATTCGCAGAGGATATGAATTTAATAAGGGACTGGGACGCAATCTGCAAGGCATGCTGAAGCCCGTGGAACTCATCGAAAAGAAGGACCAATTTGGTTTGGGATTCCGTCCGACAGCCAGAGATGTACAAGAGATGAAAGCACGTAAAAGGGCAGAGAAAGAAGGCAAGTTGGGTATTTTAGACATTCCGCCATTACGCTATACCTTTCCAAGGCCAGCTGAAGTCATTGCATCTGAGTTTAGTCCAATTGACGAAGTGGAGACAAGCCTGACTCATTTGTTTGTGGGAGCAATATCCGAAAATGGCCCGTCAGATGATGCCGAATTCCCAGACATTCCCCAAGGAGCTATACACAACTGGACCGCCGAGTACCTCCCCGTGcgaaaggagtttcggtaaatctacagggggttgtcatttactaaagttcatgaaaacttttcttgcatatgtaaaTAGTTCAATGAAAGTATCTTTTGCACTTATGTTTTAGCTTGTTTCcgttttgatttgaaattttatgAAAGTGCATAGTTTGTTTTATCATGCCGTTCATTCATGTGTCTATTTGCTTATTATCTCGAATttcttaattctttcagatggccaaaagtaaaattatttgaccctttggatatcactgttctggaatctgatgatgacaatctctatatcactcacgatTCGGAAGTTACGGAATACGAAtttcaaagcgagagtgatagtGAGGAGGTgtttgattctttttcaaaagatcttgaacaatatgaggagaaatCTAAACCGAACCTAGAAGAAACAGAAGTTGTTAACATTGGTACTGAGGCTGAAGTTAAGGAGATACAAATCAGCATTCATTTGAATAAAAAGCAGAAAGAAGAAATGATTGAATTTTTGTCTATGTTTCGAGATGTGTTTGCATGGTCTTATGACGACATGACTGGCATTTCGACTGATGTAGTGGTGCACAGATTACCCACAAACCCAGTTTTTCCACCAGTAAAGCAAAAACCCcgtaaattcaaaccagatatgagcctcaaaataaaagagcaaattgaaaaacagcTTAAGACTAATATCATCATTGTATCCCATTACCCTGTTTGGCTCtcgaatccagtccctgttTCGAAGATAAATGGAGAAGTGCGAGTTTGTGTCGACTATAGGGACCTTAATAAGGCCAGCCCTAAGGATGACTTTCCTTTGCCAAATATCCATATCATTCTAGACAACACTGCCGGACACGAAATTGAATCTTTTTGTGATTGTTTTGTTGGGTACCACCAGATCTTAATGGCTGAGGAGGATAGAGAAAAGACTGCATTTATCACCCCTTGGGGCATCTTTTGCTATCGAGTAATGCCATTTGGTTTAAAGAATGCCGGAGCTACTTATCACAGGACTATGACTACTTTGTTTCATGACATGATCCACAAGGAGATGGAGGTCTATATGGATGACATTATAATCAAATCCAAGAAAGCCCAGGACCATTTGATGGATTTAAGAAAGTTGTTTGAAAGGTTGcgaaagtacaatttgaagttaaatcctGCAAAATGTGCCTTTGGAGCACCAGCTGGTAAATTGTTAGGCTTCATTGTCAGCAAGAAGGGCATAGAGATAGACCCGGTGAAGATCAAGGCAATTCGAGACATGCCAGTATCGAAAACGCAGAAAGATGTGAAAAGCTTTTTGGGGAAGATTAACTTCATTGGAAGATTCATTGCCTAATTAACCGCGATGTGCGAGCCACTATTCAAGTTATTAAAAAAGAATGTGCCGTTGCATTGGAATGAGGAGTGCCAACAAGCTtttgacaagattaaagattatttgttgcAGCCTCCGGTCCTAGTGCCACCCAAACCGGGCCGGCCTTTGATCATGTACTTATCTATGCTCGACGGagcagtagggtgtgttctGGGGCAGCACGATGAC
This genomic interval carries:
- the LOC113756186 gene encoding uncharacterized protein LOC113756186; this translates as MKLLKRLYCFDEFMRKSQGLNKQGILDYDEFCLFSNVQLPEGVGKIINVSALKSQLDALQGQESSRKKPQFKKKEGEAAFIWDQNPTPRPKFQKPTYSPYPYYPSPYPVYNTNISYPRPRPNYANPPTASFQVSQPNFQQTRPRPPYHQRFFPPNRPTYNYPQPTETYNQNRARTFTNLGRPLDQLYEQLKTVGKIGVIPPPTYPYGVPVGYNPQATCAYHSGAPGHSTANCRLLKHKVQDMVEAGEIVIRKREEQEPNVNKNPLLEHAGTIEVIMDDEEFKKFVRSMSNEIEVCGIMEQPFVIEGASYEEDKRPFILDLTPSESAALEPVIIEFPEQVPVLSLRQVSWNYSEPVLQIGGKPVLKDEVSVVTRSGKIASPSTANAPIQVSNREPTTKPAVTEREAWDFLKRIKRSEYNVVEQLNKMSAQIFILDLLFTSDLHRDVLLEVLTKARIPKDISVDNFSHVVGNVLTAKQITFFDEELPAEGIGHNKALYVAVRCNGKMLPKVLIDNGSALNICPWSTLVKLGLQDVKLKPSKTIVRGFDGAQRESIGEVNLVVEMGPAQFQITCQVMHFPSVYNVLLGRPWIHSSGAVPSSLHQVLKFVVNDQLITIFAKEDCIVMADSEPEEDGNRNASVSSYRTADIVSVS